A segment of the Vibrio aquimaris genome:
GGATGCAGTTCAAAAAGAATCCATGTTAGCCATTCGGTTTTCAGCGACTCATCACACAATAGCTGCGACAGTGTATCGCGTACGCAAAGGATTGCGCTAGAGATAAATTAATTATTAATATACAAAAATTAAGCGGTTGCTTTATTACGTGTAATCGTCGATTTATGGTGATGTTAATCACAAAAGACCAGATTTATACTGGTCTTTTGATAAGAAAATTACAGCCTTATTGCGTCTTGTAAATTAATGCAGTGTGCTGTTGCCAGAATTGGCTTGAGCGAATAGCTCTTCAACTTGAGCTTGGTCAAAAGAATAGTTAGTTCCGCAGTAATCGCAATGCAAAGAAATTGAGCCTGCTTCAGCCAAGATGTCGTTCACTTCCTTGCGTTCTAGCGTCACTATGGCCGCACCACTTTTCTCTCTCGAACAGCCACAGTGGAAAACCACAGGTTGAGGTTCAAAGACGCGCACGTTCTCTTGGTTATACAAGCGATACAAAAGCTCATTCGCCTCAAGAGAGAATAACTCATCATCTTTTACTGTGTCTGTTAGCTGTTCAAGATGCTCAAAGTCTTCGGGACTTCCTTTGCCGTCAGGCATGATTTGTATCAGCATGCCAGCAGCTTGTGGTTTGCCTTGGTGTTCGCCAGTTCGTATCCAAAGGCGAGTTTTAAGCTGCTCTGAATTGGCAAAGTATCCTTCTAGAATTTCCGCTAAGTTGTCACCTTCAAGAGCAACAATACCTTGATAACGCTCAGCGTTTTTTGGCTCAATAGTGATAACCAAATAACCTTTGCCCATCATATCGTGAATGCTTGCATCATCTTTTATGTCGCCTTCCCAACGCGCTACGCCACGAACTTTTTGGTTATTGTCGCCATTAATTACGGCTAGGGACACAGGACCATCACCCTGCAACTGCATGGTAATAGAACCTTCGAACTTTAGTGTGGCGGTTAACAATGTGGCAGAGACTAGTAGCTCACCTAGGAGTGTTTTCAGAGGTGTGGGATATTCCTTACTGGAGATAATCCGTTGGTATTCATCACTCAATTGTACCAACTCGCCACGTACTGAAAGGTCTTCAAAGAGATAACGGTTTAAAACATTGTGTGCCATTAAGTATTTCCTCGTACGTATGGTACAGATATCAGCGGCATGCAGGCTGATATTTATTGGTGTTTAAATTTAATTATATCGCGTCGCTGCTTTTTGTCTGGCCGGCGATCGGGGCTGGGGTTGTGTGCGTGAAGCTTTCGCTGCTTTGCATTTTCT
Coding sequences within it:
- the hslO gene encoding Hsp33 family molecular chaperone HslO, translating into MAHNVLNRYLFEDLSVRGELVQLSDEYQRIISSKEYPTPLKTLLGELLVSATLLTATLKFEGSITMQLQGDGPVSLAVINGDNNQKVRGVARWEGDIKDDASIHDMMGKGYLVITIEPKNAERYQGIVALEGDNLAEILEGYFANSEQLKTRLWIRTGEHQGKPQAAGMLIQIMPDGKGSPEDFEHLEQLTDTVKDDELFSLEANELLYRLYNQENVRVFEPQPVVFHCGCSREKSGAAIVTLERKEVNDILAEAGSISLHCDYCGTNYSFDQAQVEELFAQANSGNSTLH